A genomic stretch from Gopherus flavomarginatus isolate rGopFla2 chromosome 3, rGopFla2.mat.asm, whole genome shotgun sequence includes:
- the LOC127046899 gene encoding uncharacterized protein LOC127046899, with amino-acid sequence MAEDSAEGEDYEEEEDDLAESTQHSILPNSQELFVTQTELNSQPSQATSPDSEAMEVTSAANFSSLPTPARRLAQIRRRKKRTRDEMFTEIMAVTRNERAHLGEWKDVVANYRKDASEREDSRDARDEMWRQEDRRCRQEDQRWRDAMLQLLSDQTDILRSLVEELRGHRVPLQPMFNLPQYSPCSISSTPRRVRTRGGRLSAPAHSTPVDSPTKRLSLH; translated from the exons atggctgaggattcagcggagggggaagattacgaggaggaagaggacgaccttgctgaaagcacacagcactccattctccccaacagccaggagcttttcgtgacccagacagaattaaactcccagccctcccaagccactagcccagacagtgaagccatggaagtgacctctg ctgcaaatttttcaagcctccctactccagcccgaaggctagctcagataaggaggaggaagaagaggacacgggatgaaatgttcacagaaatcatggcagtaacccgcaatgaaagagctcatctgggggagtggaaggacgtggtagcaaactacaggaaagatgccagtgaacgtgaggacagcagggacgctcgagatgagatgtggcggcaggaagatcggaggtgtaggcaggaagatcagcggtggcgggatgcaatgctgcagctgctgagcgatcaaactgacatcctccgaagtctggtggaagagctgcggggtcacagagtgccactccagcccatgtttaacctccctcagtactcaccatgttccatatcttccacacccagacgtgtaagaacgcgtgggggaaggctttctgcacctgcccactccacccccgtggacagtccaaccaaaaggctgtcattacattga